A section of the Paenibacillus odorifer genome encodes:
- the tig gene encoding trigger factor yields the protein MKATWEKIEKNLGVLEVEVDAERVTAALDKAFNKVVKKANVPGFRKGKVPRPIFESRFGVESLYQDAIDILLPEAYGEAVEQTDIFPVDRPEVDIEQFAKGQSFIFKAKITVKPEVKLGDYKGLEVPVQKAEVTEEELSAELARLQERHAELVVVEEEAAANGDIAVIDFDGYVDDVPFEGGKAERHSLELGSNSFIPGFEEQVVGMATGDFKDVEVTFPDEYHAENLAGKKAVFKVKLHEIKRKQLPALDDEFAKDVSEFETLDEYKADLKAQLESRKEEELKGLRENAVVDKAAANAEVEIPEAMINSEVENMVRDFDTRLRQQGMNMDMFLSFSGQTREDLQNQMKGDAEKRVRNNLVLEVIAKQENIEVSEEEVNEELATMAEAYKRTPEEIRSILAANGSLGSLSEELSLRKTIDFLVSNSVEVEAVEEAPAAEDTKAE from the coding sequence ATGAAAGCAACATGGGAAAAAATAGAGAAGAACCTTGGAGTTCTTGAAGTAGAAGTAGACGCAGAACGCGTAACAGCAGCACTTGATAAAGCTTTTAACAAAGTCGTTAAAAAAGCTAACGTACCAGGCTTCCGTAAAGGTAAAGTACCTCGGCCGATCTTTGAATCCCGTTTTGGTGTAGAAAGCTTGTACCAAGATGCAATCGACATTCTTCTTCCTGAAGCTTACGGTGAAGCAGTTGAACAAACTGACATCTTCCCTGTAGACCGTCCTGAAGTTGATATTGAGCAATTTGCTAAAGGTCAATCCTTTATCTTCAAAGCGAAGATCACGGTTAAACCTGAAGTGAAGCTCGGCGATTACAAAGGTCTGGAAGTTCCAGTACAAAAAGCTGAAGTGACTGAAGAAGAGTTGAGTGCTGAACTTGCTCGTCTGCAAGAACGTCATGCTGAGCTTGTAGTAGTTGAAGAAGAAGCAGCAGCTAACGGCGACATCGCTGTAATCGATTTTGACGGATATGTTGATGATGTACCGTTTGAAGGCGGAAAAGCTGAACGTCACTCTCTTGAGCTTGGCAGCAACTCCTTCATTCCAGGATTCGAAGAGCAAGTGGTAGGAATGGCTACTGGAGATTTCAAAGATGTTGAAGTTACTTTCCCTGATGAATACCATGCAGAGAACCTTGCGGGTAAAAAAGCAGTATTCAAAGTGAAGCTGCACGAAATCAAACGCAAACAACTTCCTGCACTCGATGATGAGTTCGCTAAAGATGTAAGTGAATTCGAAACTTTGGATGAGTACAAAGCAGATCTGAAAGCTCAGCTCGAATCCCGTAAAGAGGAAGAACTGAAAGGCCTTCGTGAGAATGCAGTTGTTGATAAAGCAGCAGCTAACGCTGAAGTTGAAATCCCTGAAGCTATGATCAACAGTGAAGTTGAGAACATGGTTCGTGACTTCGACACTCGTCTTCGTCAACAAGGCATGAACATGGATATGTTCCTTAGCTTCTCCGGCCAAACTCGTGAAGACTTGCAGAACCAAATGAAAGGCGATGCTGAAAAACGCGTTCGCAACAACCTGGTATTGGAAGTTATCGCAAAACAAGAGAACATTGAAGTTTCCGAAGAAGAAGTTAACGAAGAGTTGGCTACTATGGCTGAAGCTTACAAACGTACTCCAGAAGAAATCCGCAGCATCTTGGCAGCTAACGGTTCACTGGGCAGTTTGAGCGAAGAGCTTTCGTTGCGTAAAACCATTGATTTCCTTGTTAGCAATAGTGTAGAAGTTGAAGCAGTAGAAGAAGCACCAGCTGCTGAAGACACTAAAGCTGAGTAG